The window agagtgTCCTGTGATGGGGAACTTCCAAACAACAGCCTCCAGGAGAGGATTATTGGCTGAGCAAGCAGGAGATACTAACAGGAGAGATCAACCCTTCAAGCTCCAGCACAGACCCTCTCCAGCTACCCCAGGCTTGAAAACAAGATGCAAGAAGTCAACATGAGTGGGAGTCTGATGCACATCTCCCCTTACCTTCAGGCACgtagctgctccagcccaggagTGGTGGGGTTGTCCAGAGCAGGGACCAGCCCCAGGTGAAGGCACAGCCACTGGCAGCGTGCCGGTGCTGGAACCGAAACTCTCCCAGGGGTCTGCAGACCACCAGGTACCtctccaaggccaggatggCCAGGGACCACAGCCCCACGATGCCTGTGGGGACAGCGAGGGGCTGTGGCTCAGGGACAggttctgctccctgtgctgggacgTGGTAGATGATGATTTAGTTCAAGTAAATATTGTTTGAACAAgcagtcagattttttttttttttttcctctcttacagccaggagagctgtgaTATTTGGCCGTTAAAAACTGATTTTGGCACTGCTTCTCCCGCAGCAGGGACAACTGTGGTGTTTGGCCCTTAGAAATGAAGCTGGCGATGGGTGGCTGCGACGCCTCGTGGTTACAACAACAGTGTCCTCGAGGAGAGGTTCTGTGCAATTTCCTGTCCCTGGCGCGCAGCCAGCACCCATGAAATGCATCCCAAAGAAGgatcccccgtgtccccaagcGGCATTTCCCACTCTGTCGAGACCAAGACCGGATGTGTGGTGACCTGGCACAGCCAACCAGCTCCCCAACCCTTCCCTGTGCTAACCTGAAGGACGCGAGTTTCACGACGTGAAAGCGTGAAACGTCTCCCGAGCCCCTCTGCTAAACCCCAAGTCATCAGCCGAAGGCCAAGGCAGGTCTGGAATTCACCCCCTCACCTGTCAGGGACACCATGAAGCCCTCCAGCTGGCAGAGCCGCTCCCCAAACGCGAAGAAGCCGCTGATGTTGTTGGAGAGGCTGACGGAGCTGCCGCAGAGCGTCACCAGCAGGTTGGCCGCCGCCAGGTTCACCAGGATGTAGTTGAGGGGCGAGCGCAGCTTCTTGTGCCTGACGGACACCACGATGACCAGGCCGTTGAGCGCCGAGGCCGAGGCCACCACGAGCCCCATCAGCACGGCCACCGCCAGGTAGGTGGCCCTGGGGGCCTGGTGGGGCCACTGGGGGCCGTCGAAAGGCCCCGGGGTGCCGTTGTTTGGGGGCTCCTGGGAGCTGTCCATGGAGCAGCGGcacctgggccaggggagcctCCCCAAGAGCAGAGCCTCTTTATAGAGCAGGAGGGGCCGGCAGAGCGGCTTGGCGCTCAAATACCTTAAGCTTTATTTTAATCTGAAGGGTTTGTCCTCCTGCTTTTGGTaatcagctctttttttttttttttttttttttttcccccaggggggATAAAGAGTGACTTAAACAAAAATCTGGTGGCTGAACAGAGCATCATTTAATtgagttaatattttttttcttgcccctcgtgctttccagcaggattttccTGTAAGCCCGGCTTTGGCACCTGGGGCTGGACATcgttccctgtgccctgggttTGTTGGGCTTCAAGGCTACTAAATACATAgtgaacataaataaatataaatatacatgtaGTATATATACTTAATTGGGCAAGATAtgtgtgttttctctctccatatatatatatccccatatatatatttttataaatacttataagtgtaaatattttatttatgctaCATTGGGCCAAGCAGGCCCCAATGCTCTGGTTTAAAACCATTTCTCCCCAGAAATCCTTGCCATCCCCCCAAATTCAAAAGCTTCACCACCGGcatcaacctttttttttttttttttttttttaaccttttttattttcgGTTCTCATTATAAATATTAACAAACCTGACCAAAAGTACACAGATAGGTAATACCGAAATACAAAAGTCTCTCAGGATGCAGGTAAGGACGGTTTCTGCAGCCTTCACATGGTAGCAAAACATTGGTATCAAACATTTCACGAGGCCTGGCATGACGAGCACCAACTCTGCATGCAGCTGGGACGAGGGACGCAGTGTCCACTTCGAAAAGACCGGGGTACAAAGTGAAGGAACCCACACACACGTGTCCTACTCCACCTCAGGCATCAACCAGTTTCgtaggctggagaaaaggatggATCGAAAGGAACTTTGCCAGAAAAGGGAGGCACAGCCGTCCTGGTGCTCCTGGAGCTTCCCTGGAAGCTCAGACCCCAAGCAGGTTTTAAGGTGCTGGGCCAGAAAGGATTAGTGGGAACATCCGACTTGACAGGCTGCCAGCATTCAAATAAAATCCCTGCCTATCTGCAGGATGCATTACAAATcttcagttattaaaaaaaagccctatgaatgttgttttctttttttttttcttttatctcccccctcccccaataCCAAACAGAGGTGTAACACGATCCTCACTTGGAAAAGTAAACTGTAGGTTTCCAGAGATTCCATTgcttcccaagaaaaaaaaacaaaattagttGGCAAAACACGGGGCTTGGAAGCTGAGGGTGACTGAGACTGGTGGGGAAAGAGCAGCTCTTCCTAAGAAATCGTCGTTTAAAAGCTTCAAAACATTTTGGGAATGGTGCAGCATTTCCTAGAAAGTTTTAGCTCATCCCACTGGATGGTGGGATGAGGATGAAGGGACCAGCCAAGGTGGAGCACAGAGGATGATATCTGGGATTATTATAATATTAACATATCATTACTGTGCCACATTAATATTACTGTGCCATACACAGAAATTTATTTGCTTTGGACGCTGTTTGAGGCAGAAAATGAATCAACCTCACGGCCGTGCCGAACTACAAACACAAttccagctcagctctgagGCTCAGCATCCTCATGGTTTAACGGATGAATTGGAAAGGgatgaaaaaggggaaaaaaaaaaaaaattaaaaaaaaaatatacatatagaAAAATTCAGCCTGAAAGCTGGCTTTGCTGGAGAAGCAGCCGTGCTGCTGCATGGCATGGTTTCATTAGGAGAGCGGCTGCTGGAAGGAAGCAGGAACGGCCAGGGAGCTTTTCATTTTGCCTCCCAAATGTGAAGCTGCCTGATCCCAGGAGGAAAACTGCGCTCTGCACAGCTCCGCCGCCTTCACGCGAGTTACTGGAGAGGACGAGCACGACACTCCCGCGAGGAAAACAAACACTCTTTCCAGGTTTTACACAATCATCCCAACGGAGGAGctttaaatgcaaaaaagaCTGTTTAGGCCCAAACCACAGAGACTGACAAACCACCGGAGATATGGCACAAGCTGCCTCGAGGAGACAGTCCCGGGCTTTGTGTGTTTTTTAGGGACGCCTTTTGCCGACGCCGGACACACGGACGCGGACGGACGCATTCATTGTTGCCACTGGCTTGCAAGGCAGCGGGAAGGCGACAGAGTACAGCCAGGATTCGGGAGAGGAGCCGGGCTGCGGTGCATGCAGGGGCGCGCACCTGCGCGGGCGAGAGCGGGGCTGCGAGCGCGGCAGGGCGCCGCCGAGGCCTTCCGGAAAAGCCTTGCCAGAGCGAACCGCCCGCGCCTTCTCCCCTGGGAAGGgcttccctgcagccaggcccTGCTCCGGGGCGTCTCGCTGCCCCGGCTGTCCCGGGATCCCCCGTATCCGGAGCTGGGAGGAGCCCGAAGGCCGTGGAGCTGTGGCCCCGTGGGGCTCAGTCGCTGAGGACGGCGCCCGGCAGCTCGTTGGTCAGCGTGTGCCAGCGCTCGATTTTCTTGTCCTTGTTTTTCAGGCAGTCGAACCAGTGCTTCAGCCGCTCCCCTTTGGCATTAATTCCTAACACGACTCCGCCTTGGGAGGgagacagagagagggagaggtgaGGGGGGAGCATCAGCTCCGCAAGGGATGCCGAGAGACGCCGAGGGACGCCGGGGGATGCTGGAGGGAGCCGCGTGACTCAGCATCCTCACAGCATCCAACCTGACGTGAAATCCAGCCCAAATTCCTCACCCCCCTCATGGCTGTGATGTGGGACCTGTGCCAGGCAGTGCCCCGGCGCCAGGCAGTGCCCCGGTGCCAGGCAGTGCCCCTGTCCCTTGTGCCAAGGGCTCACTGCAATCACAGCCCGCTGTCGGAGGGTACCGGGCACTTGGCAGTGACAAATCACAGAGACCAGCAACAAAATCACAACAAGGCCAGACATCCAACAGAGATAAATGAGACCTCCCTGTTAAACCtgtttgtggtggtggtttttttttttttttcactcagaaggaaacatctgaaaacagaaagggaGAGGCAGATGCATTTTCTCCCTGCTTGGATGCTCCTTGAGAGGCTCAGGTGCAGGAGAGGGATAAAAGCAGAACCGAGGCCCAGCGAGAATGAATGTGGGCATGGAGAGGAAACGGGGAGCCTGGAGGAGTGAGGGAGGAATATGAGGCACAGGCAGTGAAGATAAATGAACAAGAAGCCAAGGAGACCTTCTGGAGTGTGCTACTCACCTATGAAATCGTTGGATTTCCCAATATCATAGTCCCACACTGTGACTTCCAAGGTCTTCTTTGCCAGGTCACCATGCTTTATCTCATAGAAAAACTcctgtggagcagcagaggcagagtcAGGATGAaacaggggctggggctgctcctcctcctcctcctcaggctTTGCTGCCCACAGGGATCCCAACCCCTCACACGGTGActaaggtgattttttttaccttttaatcTGAGGCTGAGAAAAGGCCCTCAGTGAGAGCCACACCCAGCCCAAACCCACCTCATTGAACTCGGGGTTCAGCGTCTTCTTCTTCACCGCTGTCTTGTGCTTGGATTTCTTGTCCTCATCTGGTTTCAAGTAACTGCAACGAGACCCAAGCAGCCCAGTGAGGAGGGCAGGAGGCCACGGGTGGGGACATCTGTGGCTGCAGGaccagctgctgagcagagccaggctgaggTGGGTGGCTGAGGCCCCCGAACCTCCAGATCCTCCTCCTCGGCTCTCCCCTGCCAAAATGCTGGGGGtggctgggaggaggcagcaTTTCCCCACCTCAGAACCAagcccagctgctgggctgcaaTCAGAGAGCGCCGATTATCCCATCTCCAGTCCCTAGGGGACACTGGCACTGCACACACGCTCTccagagccagcactgccagcccagGACCAGCCCAGACTCGGGATTGTGAGCGCTCTGCTCATGCGGAGCCTCTCCAGGAGACAGGAACCACACGCAGCGTGGAAAAgggagcaggagccagcagctttgagctgctccctgcagccgtTCTGCAGCACAGCGCCAGAGCTGGGCAGCGAACGAGATTAAAGTGTCATCAGGCAGAGAGGGGACCTGAAATGTGGGCCAGGCCAAAGCCAGCCCGTCgtggctttgtgctgctgctgcgcCTTTAAACATCAGTTCTGCTTCCTTGCTACACGTTCCAGATCTTGCtcgtaattaaaaaaattagggCTTGTACCGAGAAGCATCACTTTTCTATCTGCTctgaccccagccctgcagatgcAGTCTCCTGTGGGTGGCACAAGGGACACCCAAAACTGGCTGGGTGCAATGGGAATTGTGCTGCTCGGGGACCGAGCCTCCCGCGGGCATCTAAAAAAGCAAGAGGggatttttaaacaaacaccTCCACCcctaaaaagcaattaaataagGGGGTGAAAGTGTGCTGATGATTAATTCCATTACTGGTGTGGTTTCTCCAGCAGTTGTGCCTTAGCAAACCCCGTCCCTAAAAGCGCCCGAGTCTGATCAGCACGGTGGGGACAAGGAGGGAGGACGGGCACAGCGTCCTGTGCCACCCCTTCTCTGCAGAGAGTCAGCTTGAAAAATGccaccccccaaaaccaccaggAGCCAAAAACCCGCGGGGACAGCCCCACGCCACCGAGCCCCCTGCGCCCACCTCACCTGCAAGCTCTGCCAAACAttgccaggggaaaaaacaccaaCGCTGCCTGACGGCCTCATTTGCATCTCCTAATGACAGCAATTAATCCCCGCTGCTGGGAGGGccgggaggggacagcagggccgCGGTGACACTCACATTTTGAGGTGACACTCACATTTTGACGTAGGGGTCGGAGTAGCCGTTGGCGTCCATGGCGGCCAGGTGGGCGCAGCGCATGAtgcccacctgcagcccctgcttcTGCGAGACGTACTTGAGGGAGATGAGGATCCTGCCGCGCTCCTCCAGCGACTTGTCCTCTGTTTTATCTATCTGGGGAGGGAATGCACCCAGTCCGGGGGGCTGCAGCGGGGCACGGCCGCAGCCAGACGCCGCCCCGGCCGAGGGGTGCTCATCTTCCCCGCGTCCCCGCTTGTGTTCCGGGGGCCAAACAGCTCCGTGTTCCCACGTGCCGCGGGGGgaagctgctgtgcctgtggtcCCGAGGTGGGGCGAGGCTCTGAACGCCCTCCACTCACCggcagctgcttctccaggcAGATGTTGAAGTTTTTGGTCTGGTTGGGCTTCAGCTTCTTCAGCGGGATGCGCGTCTCCCCGATGAACTCGTTGTGGCGGAACTTGTCCTCGTCGCACACCGAGATCCTGCGAGGGGCACGGGCTGAGCGGGGACgctgggacaggggaggggCTGTCCCCCTGCACTGCAGCTCCCCCCTTCCCGGGCCACGGACAGGGCAcctcctctgcaggcagctggaaaacagctggaaTGCAGCTGGAACGCGTCCGCTGCTGGCGCGGCCCGGCCTGGGCAGCTCACGGTGTGAGTCTCTGTGTCTAAACGCACATCCCggcccaggcactgctggaaatGAAAGCTGGAGCCTCAGCCGTCCTAATGACTCTTCCATTGAAACGTCAGGGTCATCAGGGACTAAAGCAAAATTACTGGGAGTTGCTGGAGCTGCATTTTGCCCAGCCATGGAggcttttcctcatccctgccTTGGACTGTGTGGCTGGGAGAAGCCAGCTTCCcacacagctccttccctccttcctgagGAGCTCAGGCACTGCCGGGAGcctgggcacagagcaggtttgctgctccctgtcccaccaAACAGACACGGCCACGAGTGGTTTCCACGTGGAAAACATCGCACCTCGGGCAGGTGAAATGTCCCAGCCCcgctgggatcctgggatgcATCCCGGTGACgtggagcagggcagtgacgGTGGTGCTGAGCCCAGgctgttttccatggaaaagctataaatgccttttccctgagctggcagCTAATGAGTCATTCATCCCTCTGCCGCTTCCCAGCCCTCTCCGGGCGTCAGGAGCAAAGTTAGTGCTCGAAGGGAGCCTCTGCTCGCAGCTCCCGAAATCCCAGAGAGGGCCAGAAGGGTGCCTTGAGCCgttccccagctgtgctggagatggGGAAATCCATCCCACCCCCTCCAAAGGGAgcatcctgcatccctgctggaGCCATGCAGGCACTGGCTGGGCTCCCTGCCCATGAAGGAAagatgtttcttttcccttccatcctttctccctttttttttttttaaaaaaaaaaaaccttagagTGTGTTCTCCTCTTTTGGGTACCTGATTGTTTCCTTTTTCACCCACTCCCTTCATTGTCCATCTCCCCATGGGTGGCACTTCTGTCCCCAGGGACCacaggggaagggggaaaacgACTTAAGGGTAAATAATGCCCTGTGATCCCACCTGAGAGTAACTAATTGCACACCACACCTCTGGCCTGCTCAGCATCTGGATGGATTATCCACGGATGTGTTTTCCGGGGATGATTTATCTGTGGATGCTTTGGTGCCTTATCCGAGGATGGTTTGATCACCCTCACGCTCACAAATAACCAGGAAGCCACGGGGATGCCCCAGTGCCACAGCACAGGGATCatcagggctggggagcagcagagaaaaggggtttgggaaaaaaaaaaaataaataaatgacacGAGCAGGAGAACAGGGAATGCTGCTCTCCAGAAAAAGTGTGGCTGGATGCAGCGTTACTATAGATACccacggaaaaaaaaaaaaaaatccaacaaaaaaacaccccaccacaACGGTAAAATCCTCAAAGAGAATCTCAAATGCAGGCAAGATGTTCCCctgttcctctcctctttctcgTAAGGAATTAAACCagccaaggagcagcagcagctccagagccaaCACTGCACTTGGCAGGAGTGTGGAACCCtgtccccctgggcagagctggggggcacaggagggcacaggaggggacgggggggacaggaggggacaggaggggacacagcctcACACCCAAGATCTGTGTGTGCACCCAGCGATCCTGGAGTGGTGCCAGCTCCTGGCCACTCCGGGGGGAGTTTGCCTCTTAAAAATGTGAGTGACAGTGTCCAGGTACAGCCTAGAAGCACAGCAGCATCCCAAACACAACGCCCTGCTTGCTGTGAAGGCTCAGGAGCCTCAGGATGGGCAAAAGCCCGGGAAAGAAACGTGGAGAACTCCAGTGGTGTGGCAGGGAGAGCATCTCCCGTGTCACACTGTGAGAGACCCCGCTGGGCCCTGTTTCTGTGCCCTCAGGGACGTGGGAAGTCCCTTGGGGAGCTTTTGGCACATTTTGGCGGGGTCTGGGAcctgcccctgccctgagcagctcagcGGAGC of the Hirundo rustica isolate bHirRus1 chromosome 19, bHirRus1.pri.v3, whole genome shotgun sequence genome contains:
- the DOC2B gene encoding double C2-like domain-containing protein beta isoform X2, with product MTLRKGEKMTISIQEHMAIDVCPGPIKPIKQISDYFPRFPRGLPAAVGRSGSALRPALSQPSVSPAEAPRDDDEDVDQLFGAHGTTPAEQPAKSQAPEEAVDPEGYESDDCTALGTLDFSLLYDQENNALHCTINKAKGLKPMDHNGLADPYVKLHLLPGASKANKLRTKTLRNTLNPTWNETLTYYGITDEDMIRKTLRISVCDEDKFRHNEFIGETRIPLKKLKPNQTKNFNICLEKQLPIDKTEDKSLEERGRILISLKYVSQKQGLQVGIMRCAHLAAMDANGYSDPYVKIYLKPDEDKKSKHKTAVKKKTLNPEFNEEFFYEIKHGDLAKKTLEVTVWDYDIGKSNDFIGGVVLGINAKGERLKHWFDCLKNKDKKIERWHTLTNELPGAVLSD
- the LOC120761506 gene encoding pinopsin, with protein sequence MDSSQEPPNNGTPGPFDGPQWPHQAPRATYLAVAVLMGLVVASASALNGLVIVVSVRHKKLRSPLNYILVNLAAANLLVTLCGSSVSLSNNISGFFAFGERLCQLEGFMVSLTGIVGLWSLAILALERYLVVCRPLGEFRFQHRHAASGCAFTWGWSLLWTTPPLLGWSSYVPEGLRTSCGPNWYTGGSNNSSYILALFVTCFLMPLSLILFSYTNLLLTLRAAAAQQRESDTTQQAEREVTRMVVAMVVAFLTCWLPYTTFALVVATTKDIVVQPTLASLPSYFSKTATVYNPIIYVFMNKQFQSCLLGMLCCGYHPRGMGKTSPAAPGPQAAAERLRNKVTPSHAV